CTAACTCGCATATCCACaaacaataaataaacaaacacaaaaactaagtaaaaattaaaaggaaactcAAGCTGTAATGAAACTCACTGCCTCAAACTCCCAGAAGTGAATAACTCGGTTATCATGTTAATAGTCTTGTTCTCGTCATCCACCCaagagaaaaagaacttgaTGATATTTTCATGCTTTAATAACTTCAACAGATGAACCTCAGAATATAATCTTTCTAGCTGTTCTGGTGACTGCAATACCTCTTCAATATTCACTTGGTTCCATGCAACTTCAATTCCATCAACTTCATCAAATGCCTTATATCTACACATAACAACGGAGtataaaaaacataaaagttGCATAGTTAACGAAGCTGATCCTATTTCAGACACTGAGGAAATAATTACTAGAATGacaaacaataaaaattaaagaagaTAGGTAGGATAGCCATACACAGTCTTGAACGCTCCTTTCCCCAAGATTTCATCATACTGACgaaatgaaaacaaagaaaagaaaattatatcACTAAATCTGATAAACAAATAATTCATGATTTCATTCCCACAAAGCCCCAAACTCCATCAAAGCAAACAATATAAGGTTTCAAAACAAACATTTATTACAGGCACGTCTGATTCTTCCCCATTTTTCATAATATTGGGGGAATGCAAACAGAAAGAGTTCATGCCGCTCAAAATGCATCTCGAGAAGTCTTAAACAAGACACAAAAATGTTTAACAACTAACATTTACTCTCAAATGAAAGTAAGAATATATCCAATCAACATTCTGTTTCTTCATTAAACATCTAACACAGGAGTTATTGTTCAATGAGATAGATTATTCATTAAGATTTAAAGAACAAACAGACATCACTTAGTTAAAGGGcgtaacaaattattttttcccTTTGCTATAGAGAAACATTACAATGTCCCTCATGAGAAATTTACAATCTAGagccaaaaccaaaacaaatctGTTAGAAACAAATATTTTAGTAGCCAAACCAATTTCAATTCTAacctaagaattctaaatactCGTCAAGCGATTTACAGCAAGTTGCAAAAAGACTATTGAAAACAGCTCATGTTTGCCCGCGCTAGGAGAAAAAACATAATGAAAAAAATCGTTTACAAATACAGGCATCATACATAAACACCATTTTATTCATCATAGACAGTGCTTGTATTCGGATTTTCGTTACATTCCTCAAACTTCATGGCAACCAAACAGATTTTAAGGGTCCAATTCTTAATTttaatagcaaaaaaaaaagaaaaagacaagatACGTACCCGTACGTAACGGCCAGATGGATCCCTCTCTGCCACCTCCCCGTCGTTCACCTCCAACTTACCGACCAccaattttgaacaaaaatccATTATATCCaccaaaaaagggaaaaaaatttctCTAGAAAgcgagggagagagagagaagcgtCAAAGGGAGGGAGAAGAGCGTCGATCAAAGGAGCTCAACCTTGAGCTCCATTGAATCCGAAGTAAGCTGTTGTTCAGAGAACGCCTCGCAAGCAGCACAGTAAGAATCGAATGCCGATCGAAATCGGAACCGACATCCAAACACAAAACACATATCCGATCCCGACGCCGTTCCGTCGGCGGAGCTCTTGCCGTTATTTGAAATTCGCATATTTCTTACACGAGTCCCAAGTTCACCACCACCGTCCATATCCCTATCCGCATCTCTTTTCCGGTAATGGCAAGGGGCGGTGATTAAACTCGAAATCCAGAGGCAGATTGGAAAGACGATCTCGAAACGGTGATCAATTGGGAAGATTGAAGAACAGCTAAAGATGATTTGCAATTGTCTAGAAAAGCGTGGGATCCTTTATACTGCTGCAACGGCCGAATCGAGCTAAAGGGCGCGTGTAGTGACGCTTTTTTCcatttactctttttttaatgtataGTATTGGATGTGTAATGAATCATATATGTTTgtcttttaattaatatttattttaatattacatAGATTTAATAGATTTAAAGATTTTTGAAAGTCATATTTTGATGTTTCTAACATTGTCTAAATATTAATAACAATTTGTGGTTGGAGCAGTTTAGAATTCTAATTTGAGTACGTCTTTTTGTATGAAAAAGTTAAAGAGCTGTAATAGAATTGAAAAACtcttatcatattttttttacttacattttataggaaaataaaaataaacgagtacatataatgaaaaatatgtggagacatgattattttatttacaattaGCTATAATTCCCCAAAACCATCctcaaatcctttttttttcttttaaatgacATTAAGATTTAGGCATTCaaatttagagtttaggattaaTTTGAGGTGATTCTAACTTCTAACATCCAATCTGACGCGATTTAATATTATCTACGCACTAGGTCATAACCCAAGACTTAACCAACCCATGTAATTTAAGAATATTACATGTTACCCGTGAGTTTATATTTGGGATGGAATCCGATGGGATCTGCTCTCGTGGTTcactcattaaaaaaaaaaaagaagttaacaaTTTAGATTTAgtattattttgttttcaaaatcaataTAACATGATTTTGGGGATATTTGAGGGATAATTATACCTGCAATATTTGTGGCCCCCTCGATAGACATTGTAATTGACAGGGATTCTTGTTATGTCTGAACATTTAGGAGAGAATTACGCCACAACATTGGGGATAGATAGCAACTAACAAAGTAACATAGTTGACAAATGTTGCTTCACTTAAGGGGTTGGTGGGGGGTTAAGACTCTTTTGctcatattaattattataaccAAAATTATAATCTCAAGAACTTAATTGTGATAAAGGTCCATAGAGCAACATGCAAAAAACTTGACAAAGAATCCATAAACTAACTACTGTTTCCCACCTTTGGATGGAAACTGTTAGATTAGTAGGTACTACGGTTAGAACAGAAAACAAACTGATAACCACATTGCAACTACTTATCTATTCATATATAGTCAGAAGAAGAAGACTACCTTACCTCATCCTCTCAATCTCGTAAACCTGTCTAGCTGTCTCTCTCATATCTGCATATCCATCATCAATGGCTTCTCACATTATAGGTCTGTTTTACCACTGCAAAACTCGTAAACCAGCTGGATAAACACAAATGTTCATATAAAACAATCGTGCAGTTCATAAAATAAAACGACTAACCTGAAAGGCTGAGATAGGTGTCGGCGTCTTCCTGCAGCTATAAACAAATCATAACTAAAAAACACAAATGCAAAATTTACAAGCGCAAAGCTCCGTTGTCCGTAGAACAAAGCAATCTGGAATTACTTACTAATCAATCTATTCTTAGTTTCTTACAACTAATAATAAGCTGacataaacatttttcaaattaatGTATGCGAAATCAGTATTCAAATTATTCATTATTTCAATGACCAAGTCGACTTGGCAACTTCTGATTGTATGAGTAGAGGCTGAATCTGCATTAAAGAGAGAGCGGATATCCAGATATAGATTAAGAGATCCGTTTTGTCCCATCGGACCATTGCCAATTAACATGGAACAAAAACACATGAAACATGCTATTCTTGAACATGTTGCTTTAAACTTATTCACTAGTTTATCTCCACAAAAAGGCTGGCCTGAGGATGCAATCCTGCTTCTTTCAGAGACAAAGTAAGTTTCTCACGACCATATACAACCCGAGGAAAGTTGGATACAAGGCTGTAATTCTCGGCATCTAGGCAACCCAAGGAATCAACATAGTCGTAGAGAGTTTGGATTGTTGTACTGCTATGGAACCTCCTCTCTTTGCGTTCTCCAGTTGGGAAGCGTACCAAAACCTGAAAACAGAAATTCATATTCATATGCCAGATTCACATATCCAAAAACAACCAAGTACAGGAACTGGTAGGCCAGACAGATAGGCATACAATTATGGTAGGAATTGAAATTTCGGAAGCTAATGCTTAAGCATCTTCCTAACCAACCCAACTGCCCCGCCCCACCCCACCACTCACAGACACACAGaaagaatggaaaaaaaagaagaagaaaaaggagctATCGATTAGAGTTTCCAGAGAAATAAAATGtgcatcataaaaaaaaaatcaatttgaacTTGGTGAAATTACTTGTGTAACATTAGGTCCTTTTTCAGGTTCAGCACCAAGTGAAAGGGCTTTATCCTCCCGCATTTTAACTAGTGCAGCCTCTCTTTCTGCAGCCTCATGTTCTGCTCTTTCACGAGCCTCCTCTTCCTCCATACGCTTTCTCTCAGCCTCAGCAGCTTCCCTTTCCAGCCGTTCCTGCTCTTCTCTCCTTTGGCGTTCCCTAGCCTGTAAGGCGGGaagaaaacatcaatgtgaAAAGGCCTTAAAGCTCCACTTCGAACATAGGCCTCAGTGTATAACAATAAAGATGATGTATGCACAAGAGAAACAAAAGCATACAAAGGCTTAAAAAGAACCCAATTAAAGTAAACCTGATCAGCTTCAAGTGCTGCCCTGTAAGCAGCATCTTGCTCCTCCCTCAGACGTatgttgtttcttctttcttccgTATCAAGCCTAGCAGCAACTAGAACAGGGGCACTTTCTTCAAGGACCTTCTGTAGCATGGTAAGCATGTCTTCAGGAGATTTTGGTCCTTCACCCTGCAGATCAacagaaaaatgaaatgaaaaactacaaaaaaaaataaaaaatagcagCTAGTCGATGCAGAAATCTTTAGCTAGCGCACGGGTAACAGGCAGCAAATTTTGTAAGTGTGAATGCCAGTCTGACACCATGATTCACAATTCATTTGTTTCATCGCTGAGAATGGGAATAATCTCTCCTGTAAAAATACTGGAAAAGTTGAATGCCCGCACCAAGCTATATAAGTTCTGATCAAAATTATACCgaagataacctatttgtacaCAGGTTGGGCTTGTCAAGCCCCTGGATCTAATGAAAAAACGTACTACCATCGTTAGCCATCACCCCCCCTCCCCCAAGATGGCCGGCATGCCGTCTCCCATAATTTTCTGCTTAGCAGCGTAGCTGTGGCTGCTAATTTACCCATAAGAGCAAGTATAACACAATTGAAGCCCTTATACAAGAAAATGTGGACAGTTTCGAACATAAAGGACAAGAGAAACAACTACATTCAATACATGCCCATAAGGTCTGACAGAATTAAATTAGGGATGCAAAATTTCAAATCATTGACCAGCACCAGACATATTTACTCATATGATATCCTAGTAGTTTAATCAGCAAACACCAAAAGAGTCATAGAAAAGGATGCAAAATGAAAAGTGCAAGAAGTTCCTCTAATTCAAAGAAGGTTGGAAATTTCCATGAAACCAGAAAATCCCAACACATACACATTAGCTCCTTAAAGCTAAGCCACCAAACTCAGCACCCCAAGGCCAAAGAGCTTCCAATCACctacctttttcctttttcttttttttccaaatgataaaattttattaaggtGGCAAGATGGTGCAAAAAAAACCACAGAGAGGCTAAACTAAAGACTTCAAGGAAATTGTTACGAGAGTCAGAACACCAACATTTCAACCAACTAAAGCAATTTCCTACAAAGAAATCAAATGATTTCTCCCCAGTGAATTCCCAACTTTCACCGGTGCGCACCCTTAAAACTAGGATTTCCAAGAGTCAGATGCCCCCCAAGAGCCCCTAAACATCATAACTTATCTGAGAACATAAGAAGAATATGAAAATTCTGAGCAACAAAGAAGTTCCAATGCTTCCTCTCATCACATTACTTCTCCATACGCATTACCACAAGTCCTCTTTAGTTTTGATTCTGTTCTCCATTCATTGATCCTCTCAATCTTTATAAAGAATTCCAGAGGCAACACCTCTTTCGCAGCATAGGCTGATGGCAGGAATataaaactttttttcttttgattagtATACAACCATCCTCTCTTTCCATATAACTCTTTCTCCAAACTGCAAAATATCAACAGAGACTACACCAATCTCAATTCTGATAGGAGATGTACAGTATATTCTATCTCCCGGTTGTTACTAATAATacatttcaaaaattttgaaaaaaccTACAAATTAAAGTCACCTCACTTCTgagtcaaaaagaaaaacattagcGTAATTTTCACTGCTGAACAACTTgatgaaatcaaattgaaaataaataaaaaacctcATCCTCCCTAATTTCCATATTCAGTTATGCCTCTGTTTGCAGTAATAGATTAAATATCTCCCCACAACTCAAAGCTCAAACCCAGTATCTTTGGAAACAATCCTGTGTAGAAGTTCCAAGCTAGAGTTTCAACCCTCCCTCGTGTTAAATAGACATTCAATTGGGGATGATATTATACAGTATTTCATGATTACTACAATCCATCTCCGCATACAAAGAAAAATCcttcaataattgacaaatgATTCAGCTAATAATCAACCCTTAACTAAACTGCATTCCAATATTACAGAAGCAAAATCTAAACCATTCAGCATAGATTTTCGGTACCTGCTGAAGCAAAGCAATCCTCTGGTTTGTGGACGGCATAACCACGGCATAAAAGGGGAATCGAGAAGCCTTCAAGCTATTACTCATCTTGAACCCCTCGCTGGCGCGTATGTTACCTCCCCAAGCCACAAAATTCTCGTTCACAAATGCCGACAACATCTCCGAGCACAGCGTCCTCTCGCAGAAGACCGGCGTGTCCGGATGATCTGGCGAATGCAAGTACACAAACAACAGTTTGAATGAGTTCCTAGACCGCTGAAGCGCGTCCATGAAACCCTCGCTAACAAAATTCGGTCTCCTACTACCATACTCCCTCTCGAAGTCGGCTACGAAATCCATGGCCTCTGTTGCCGCAGCAGAAACTGATACTAATCGAGCAGACGACTCACCATTTCGCGCTGAGTTAGAGCCCAGGCCGATCATTCCGAACGAGTACGACAGAACACCTCCTGCCGCCCACAAACCGAGCCCAATCGCCCCAGAAATCAACCCTAAACTTCCAGAAACAACGGAAATCGGTAAGGTAACCAGTTTCCATACCAAACCAGGTCCTGCAGCTGTCGGTTCCGGTCGTTCTACAACATCTCGGAATTCTGAATTCGATTGTACAGTAGTCGAAGCGTCTCCGCCACTAGTACCCGCGAGGGACGGGTACTCCGGCGAGTTCCCGGAGGAAAAGGATGAGATCGCAAGTTGCAAGTCCCAATCATGAGCCTGGAGAATCTCTGTGCACAAATCGGGATCCTCAAGCCCCGTAATCGCTTGAAAACACGCCAATTTATCAGCCACATCAACCATTTCACTAACTCTTACCTAATATATAGAATCAATAGTTCTTCCTCGCAGAGAAACTAGGGCTCCTGCTTCTTCGAATCGAGAGAGAGAATTTTCTACTTCTCCCTCCCCAATGATGGAGTGAAATGCTCACGTAGGAAGGGAGTCAGGGAGACGATCAGATAGAAATAGTATTTGTATTAGATGTCGGAAATAGCCATGAGTAGTTACAAAATAACGGGAGTGCCATTGTGGGCCGAGGGAATTTGGGTTAGAGTCTCGCGAGACCTACTTGGGCGGCCCTACGACTGAAGCCTGAACGTGGGCCGGGCTAAATATATCCAGCAAAATTGGGAGAAAGCTTAAAACCCTTGTGATCTTGTCCTTTGAGAATTACATTTGCATGTTTGATTGATTCaatgttgtaaattgtaatgaaaGTGAAATACTCAATTGATAAATACACAATTGGATATTTGTGAGTTTGAGGAGTATCCCCATTCATAAGTCCGAGATCCACATCTATGAATTGAAAGGTCCTAATAATCAACTCTGCAATTCAGTTGTTAGAAACTGCAGATAATACTCGATGGGGTTAAATACATTTGAGATCCCAGTTTTGCCATTCATGGAAACCCTGAATTAGAACTACATCTTCTAAAGCGGGCTCTCTGAATCTTCTTGTTTTTGctttgttatttgttattttcaggTCATCTCTACTCCTCTAGGTTTGTACTTAGTTATTTTCATGTCATCTCTTCCGATGCCCTgttattttcttgttctttgttGCAATACATTTgtggtttatcaaaaaaaaaatgaatcaatAGGTTTTCAAATCGTTCATTTGAAAAAATAGAAACCCTTCTTATCAGATTGTCATGATACTTCTTAAAATCGAAATTCTTGATCAATGGAGGAACAATAATATCActattttttgttcaatatgATACCAAAGTGGATGACCATACTAGAAATAATTGCGGGAAATATTGTGTACATTCTTTCTTTGGATGTTTTGTATTGATTTAATTCAACCAAGAATTACATACACTATAAAACTGAGACCCTCTGAAGGGTCATTATGGTTTGTTCCTCTCTTTCCTTCTCTTGCACTAAATTCTCACTACTCTTAGGCTGATCTTGCTTTGATTTGTCCTGGTCTTTGAATCCAAATGCAGCCAAGTTTGATAGTTCTTTGACAGCATCAACAATGGCTTCGACCCGATTCGCGATTTCGATCAGCAAAGAAACACAGGTTAATACTGGAATCATATCCATGATAGGAGTTCCATTTTCAGGTAATAGTGACTTTAAATTCCCCTGAAGTTCTTGAACTGAACTGTTCATTTCTCCAAGCAGGACATCTATGGTTGATGATCTCTTCATGGTCTTCATGGTTTCTGCCAATTCTCTAATGACCCTTGAAGCATTAGAGCTCACTGTTAAGCAAGAATCACTCACATGCTCCATTATGGACTCTGGAACCTGTTTGATTACACATTCAATCCTCCATTAGAGCGCTCTATTGAcctcaaaaacaaaatcatgggTTAATCAGGTATGACTTGGTTACCTTATGTTCTGAATTGATGCAGGCATTAAGGGCCTCTAGACAATAAGCGCAGCTTCGGATCGATGAACCGATTTTGAGGTATTGTTTCCATGGATGCTTGTAATTGAACTGACCATGAGCAGGCTCCCATAAAGCAAATTTGGCCTAAAACAATTCCAAATTCCCACTTCAATCAAATGCTTCTATATATTTAAGAGAGAAGAATTTTTAGGTCAGTTCTATCATGTATAGCTAGCATACCATAGCTTCTTCATTGGCCTTTGAACCCAGAACACACTTGAATCCTAGCAATTTTTCATTGGACTCTTTGTTTTTGTCATCAACTCCTCCATTACTTTGAAAGAACTCACTAGTGCAGCCTGCAGTCACAGAGAAATTAACAAATTCATTAACTTTTTGGTAACATGAAACCCACCCAGCTGTCCACCGGACAACTTGATGGTAAAGGTAAACCTCGCAACCCCATGAACCAGTTGGAGATAACGCAGGACTGGGTTGAACAAGGGTCTATTTCGTAAATTGTGATAATGGAAACACGCATGAAACTTGAACTCACGACTCTTGCTTAGGCTAAGAATTACTGCGGTTAAATTGACCATCCCATCTCGCAAATTGTACACAGAAGTTTGAATGTGTGGGATATAACAATAAGGACTTACCCTCCAATGAaatggcaagtttttccatgttacGATGGATTAGAACATGAAGCTCCCCGCCAGCCCAGATGGGGCAAATCAACATGCTCACAAGGATGCACAGAGAAGTTCCAACTATGATTGTTGATATCCTTTCCCGTGCCATACCGAGCAATTCATCGACTCGATAGCCTGATACTGAAACCAAGCTgaaagtgaggatgaagatcataGCTCCGTAGTCAAACCGGGCTTTCACGGATGGTATAAATCTTGAGAAAGTTGCAGCAGAAGCTGAAAACAAAAGGTGGGTATGAGTAAACAATATTGAGTTCGAGTTGTGTTTGATGTAATGCCACAATGACAAGTCCAAATGAAAGTTGTTTGATTAAGTACCTAGTAAGAAAACTGAGGATCCAACGATGAACGGCTCGAGTTTGGGTCCAGATTTGCTAGCCAGACAATGTACACCAAATCCAAGAAACCCAGCAAGACTTGTCCCACATATTCTGTTCAAACATTTGCAGACTGATGCTCCtgcaaaattatcaaaaattaagtccgaaacttttttttgggtaatcgaGAATTTCACAGCCCAACATGTCCACAAGACAATTGGGTCAGCTCTAAACTCAGGTCGCTAACCCAATCTGCTCCATATTGGCGACAGGTAAGACTAGGTCAAAACCCGTGAGGGAAGCATGAGCCCGAAGCCCACATAGGAGAGTTAACTCCACAAAACCTCCCATGGGATTTTGACCCATGTAAAGAAACAACGTCGAAACTGATGGACGTAAGAGTTGAACTTGTGATCTCTCGCATTTGCAAAGAGTTACCACGGTCAACTTTACCAaaactttaaaccctaaaatacCCATTTCAACAAAAGAAGTTCCATGAAACAAGAAAGATGAATACTAACCGACATTGTTTTCAAACACCACAACAACTGTCATAACAGCCCACATAGCATTCCCTCCAAAGCCATCATACAATGGCCTCATATAGTAAAACAGTGAGACAACAGTGAGAGCAATCCCAACTTTAAGGCAATGGATAAATTTTCTAGGATCATCAACCCCTAAATCCCATGCTTTCTTCAAGAACCTCCACACCTTCTTCACAAAAAAGGCTTCAATTACACCCTTCAGGCCTTGCCAGGCTCTTCTGACAAGCCCTGCCTTTGGGACCAAAGTCCTTGATGACCCATCTCCCACATTTATTCTCCATTCCAATTGATCACTACTTGATTGCTGCTTTTCTGCCATCTCTTTTAATTTACTTCTGTGGGCATGCAATGCTATATGTGACTATTGAAGTGTATAAGTTATAagacatctatatatatacatatacatatatatatatatatatatataaagggacTGTTTGGTGTGTCTCTATGTGATTACTACTTTGTTAATACATACAAAATTtggtaaattttaaaattgaattTGTAGTGGCATTGGTGATCCTAGAGgatcattttcttttgttttctttcttaaaaGTTTTATGGGCTGGTTGGCATGATGACATAGATGGCCAATATCCCCTTTTTCTTGTGCACATCATGTAAACAGCAGTTCATTGcttgctaattttttttttttaaagaaattctCACACtgaatattatatattaaagtCATATTCAAGTTAGATTTCACATAATGTAGGATTCAACCTCCAAAAAGAATGTGAAaatgtcatttttcttttcagcaTATTTGGCTCGTGTAAACTATAGGTATTTACTTTGAAATTCTCAGCCCAAATACATTAAAGATATTGTTTGCTTTGGAGAACGAATCCGCACGGATTTGTTCTCCTAAAcagtaaacattggtttttagATCCAGAAAACGCGTTTTCAAAGAGGAGTTAGGCTTTAGTTTATAAGCCACTCTTGGATTATGCTAATCCGATGTGAGATTTCAGTCTTGACACTTACATCGTTCTCTTACTCTAAGTTGGGAGACTCAAGTTCAACTCTTTACATTTGCCCCTTGTAACTTGAAGTATGAGGGAAGAGTTGGACAATTCAAATTCAGTTACTTACCTAAAATTTACACGGATCAAAAATCCGTCATTTCtcgttatttaaaaaaaaactttatattTTTCTTCCTAAAAGAGTGAATTATTATATTTGCTAGTGACCTAATTAAGACCAAACTTAATTAGGAGAAAGTTTAGGTAATGTGTCATAAAAATCAAAAGGCAAAAATAGTATTGGAATACAACTTTAGGTTATGAAAAGAGGAATTGCTGAAGtatcctcttcttttcttttctttttttccctgagTGGATCTATAATCAGACTCCTCTTTGATCCTGCCTTTCATGGATAAGAAAATTAGGAATGAGCACCACATTAAGATAAAatcattttaattaataattttaatatatttttttataattttaaatttgtttctGAAATTAGTGGTCACCGCCTTTGTGAATTTGTGAtgctatatatttatatatatatatatatatatatctacacatGATTAGTTTAGTTGGTTAAAaaatcttaaaacaaaaaagtaaTAGTAAAAggtaaaatattaatatacataaattgagggtttttttttccttctttataGTGAGATAAGTTGGAGAGTAACAAATCTCTAACCTAACTTTTCATTAGATACTATATGATTTGAAGGTGACCTTCCTCAAAAATGTAATCTTTATCACTCGCTAATCCTCGTTACCCTTGTATTGTAATAGTAATTGTATTCATATTACACGACGATGGTTGAtttagtttcaatttttttattcttagtAATCATATTATCGGTATTTGACATATATTATAATCACAATATATGTCAaaacttgatattcttattACACGAGTGATAGGATTCCCATTACAATTGCTCTACATTGAAACCAAACAGTGGCCTTATAGTAATTGTAAATACCATTGTTAAATAACCATCCCACAAAGATACCTAATTTTTTTACTTAATATAGAAATTCACCTACTTAGATCTTCAAGTGAGTGGATTCTCCAATATGGGGATTTGGAGGTTTTTCAATATTTCTGACGAAAAAATCCAGAAAGTGGATTTGGCCATGCTTTCAGAATCAACAAATAGTTTTAGCTTCTGGGTTTTATAAAATTTCATATGGGTTGTGTGGTAATCTTTTTATAAGGTACAAATTAGGTACCGAATGAGACCATTTAGCGTTGtcacgatatatatatatatatatatatatatatatatgtggtaacACGGGAGGTCGCTCTGGGCCCCCAAATTCCGAGAgccccaaatttttgaa
This DNA window, taken from Tripterygium wilfordii isolate XIE 37 chromosome 20, ASM1340144v1, whole genome shotgun sequence, encodes the following:
- the LOC119987332 gene encoding plant UBX domain-containing protein 10-like, whose amino-acid sequence is MVDVADKLACFQAITGLEDPDLCTEILQAHDWDLQLAISSFSSGNSPEYPSLAGTSGGDASTTVQSNSEFRDVVERPEPTAAGPGLVWKLVTLPISVVSGSLGLISGAIGLGLWAAGGVLSYSFGMIGLGSNSARNGESSARLVSVSAAATEAMDFVADFEREYGSRRPNFVSEGFMDALQRSRNSFKLLFVYLHSPDHPDTPVFCERTLCSEMLSAFVNENFVAWGGNIRASEGFKMSNSLKASRFPFYAVVMPSTNQRIALLQQGEGPKSPEDMLTMLQKVLEESAPVLVAARLDTEERRNNIRLREEQDAAYRAALEADQARERQRREEQERLEREAAEAERKRMEEEEARERAEHEAAEREAALVKMREDKALSLGAEPEKGPNVTQVLVRFPTGERKERRFHSSTTIQTLYDYVDSLGCLDAENYSLVSNFPRVVYGREKLTLSLKEAGLHPQASLFVEIN
- the LOC119987510 gene encoding aluminum-activated malate transporter 10-like, producing MAEKQQSSSDQLEWRINVGDGSSRTLVPKAGLVRRAWQGLKGVIEAFFVKKVWRFLKKAWDLGVDDPRKFIHCLKVGIALTVVSLFYYMRPLYDGFGGNAMWAVMTVVVVFENNVGASVCKCLNRICGTSLAGFLGFGVHCLASKSGPKLEPFIVGSSVFLLASAATFSRFIPSVKARFDYGAMIFILTFSLVSVSGYRVDELLGMARERISTIIVGTSLCILVSMLICPIWAGGELHVLIHRNMEKLAISLEGCTSEFFQSNGGVDDKNKESNEKLLGFKCVLGSKANEEAMAKFALWEPAHGQFNYKHPWKQYLKIGSSIRSCAYCLEALNACINSEHKVPESIMEHVSDSCLTVSSNASRVIRELAETMKTMKRSSTIDVLLGEMNSSVQELQGNLKSLLPENGTPIMDMIPVLTCVSLLIEIANRVEAIVDAVKELSNLAAFGFKDQDKSKQDQPKSSENLVQEKEREEQTIMTLQRVSVL